The Aggregicoccus sp. 17bor-14 genome includes a region encoding these proteins:
- a CDS encoding carboxypeptidase regulatory-like domain-containing protein has translation MSGARPLRWVLASLALGGTLAGGCASGSSASGAPLVCRSDAECEAGEVCFADGCGDPGKDLVVEVVPNSQAGLHAQDFAIDLKEAHPVLQLQGPALLEGQVLSEPAADGGSGPELYAGSVTVRATGESLLLPGVERRYEGTVVPSNGAYRFPVGTGQFSVSLVPGDTALPPLTETRSVQVGAQVSLDFRLPDPAALTPLSGTLVREPLAPFDVDMDVQLLDPGLRPLSQRVAVSRTTGAFTLFVSPAARALAKVILQATPRSADSLLPQVTFPVDLANPPATYSLGDFGAPVTLQGIVIGQEGLPVVGGSVRLEGKVKGGGLFLSGSVLTDADGHFTLQTLPSAPGADFTLIVAPPARPTRGSLDAAVSQGPVHVQPTGTTGFAFACRQRGRVSATVLTPKGSPAAMVRVIAEPLRPVQGLPGPAERSETLTDENGTFSLLLDAAEYRLDFVPSGDLPRTSRYLTVAPVPNAPVMFPLELGAITLSRGRHISGPVRLASADASAPNLAYASVRFFRVVSVNGKPTSQLLAQSTSDANGEYEVILPTR, from the coding sequence GTGAGCGGCGCGAGGCCCCTGCGCTGGGTGCTCGCCTCCCTCGCCCTGGGCGGCACGCTCGCGGGCGGCTGCGCGAGCGGCTCGAGCGCCAGCGGCGCGCCGCTCGTGTGCCGCAGCGACGCGGAGTGCGAGGCGGGCGAGGTGTGCTTCGCGGACGGCTGCGGCGACCCGGGCAAGGACCTGGTGGTGGAGGTCGTCCCCAACTCGCAGGCGGGCCTCCACGCGCAGGACTTCGCCATCGACCTGAAGGAGGCGCACCCGGTGCTGCAGCTGCAGGGGCCCGCGCTGCTCGAGGGCCAGGTGCTGAGCGAGCCGGCCGCGGATGGCGGCAGCGGACCCGAGCTCTACGCGGGCTCGGTCACCGTGCGCGCCACGGGCGAGAGCCTGCTGCTTCCGGGCGTGGAGCGGCGCTACGAGGGCACCGTGGTCCCCAGCAACGGCGCCTACCGCTTCCCCGTGGGAACGGGCCAGTTCAGCGTGAGCCTCGTCCCCGGCGACACCGCCCTGCCCCCGCTCACCGAGACCCGCTCGGTGCAGGTGGGGGCGCAGGTGTCGCTCGACTTCCGGCTCCCGGACCCTGCCGCGCTCACCCCGCTCTCCGGCACCCTGGTGCGCGAGCCGCTCGCCCCCTTCGACGTGGACATGGACGTCCAGCTGCTCGACCCGGGGCTGCGCCCCCTCTCGCAGCGGGTGGCGGTGTCGCGCACCACGGGCGCCTTCACGCTCTTCGTGTCGCCTGCGGCCCGGGCCCTCGCGAAGGTCATCCTGCAGGCCACCCCGCGCAGCGCGGACAGCCTGCTGCCGCAGGTCACCTTCCCGGTGGACCTCGCGAACCCGCCCGCCACGTACTCCCTCGGTGACTTCGGAGCCCCCGTGACCCTGCAGGGGATCGTGATCGGGCAGGAGGGCCTGCCCGTGGTGGGCGGCAGCGTGCGGCTGGAGGGAAAGGTGAAGGGGGGCGGACTGTTCCTCAGCGGCTCCGTCCTCACGGATGCCGACGGCCACTTCACGCTCCAGACCCTGCCCAGCGCCCCCGGCGCGGACTTCACGCTGATCGTGGCGCCGCCCGCCCGCCCCACCCGCGGCTCGCTGGATGCGGCCGTCAGCCAGGGCCCGGTGCACGTGCAGCCCACGGGCACCACGGGGTTCGCCTTCGCCTGCCGCCAGCGCGGACGGGTCAGCGCCACGGTGCTCACCCCGAAGGGGTCGCCAGCGGCCATGGTGCGGGTGATCGCCGAGCCGCTGCGCCCGGTGCAGGGCCTGCCCGGCCCGGCCGAGCGCAGCGAGACCCTGACGGACGAGAACGGCACCTTCTCCCTGCTGCTGGACGCCGCCGAGTACCGCCTGGACTTCGTGCCCTCCGGCGACCTGCCGCGCACCAGCCGCTACCTCACCGTGGCTCCGGTGCCCAACGCCCCGGTGATGTTCCCGCTGGAGCTGGGCGCCATCACGCTCTCGCGCGGCCGGCACATCAGCGGCCCGGTGCGCCTCGCGAGCGCGGATGCCTCCGCGCCCAACCTGGCCTACGCCTCCGTGCGCTTCTTCCGCGTGGTGAGCGTGAACGGCAAGCCGACCAGCCAGCTGCTCGCGCAGTCGACCTCGGACGCGAACGGCGAGTACGAGGTCATCCTGCCCACGCGCTGA
- a CDS encoding tol-pal system YbgF family protein — MVAEQKPEVEKELGEIRKEVIEARNLVIKTDNLLKNLHAELKLVGKRQEDFQKRQWISSGVAYALFAILCIGAAVGISSARTSTATGERERLEKTVAELTTQAEKQRAELTASQNAERSAAEVYKLMTTLPGDERLKGIDALVKLDTSRLSSLEKQALNDRAVALRREVGDSAFERGKAAFRRNDMPTVVSELSRFLAMNPGESDGLDASFFLGTAYNSLKKHEQAVPLLTRFVEGDKKSKTRDYAMLLLAQSLQETNQLQKAADTVRDAIGTYPNSEFASQMRGRLANIKRAMNPDAAAAAPGAAPAAAPATAGAAPGQ; from the coding sequence ATGGTTGCTGAGCAGAAGCCTGAGGTGGAGAAGGAGCTGGGGGAGATCCGCAAGGAGGTGATCGAGGCGCGCAACCTCGTGATCAAGACGGACAACCTCCTCAAGAACCTCCACGCCGAGCTGAAGCTGGTGGGCAAGCGCCAGGAGGACTTCCAGAAGCGGCAGTGGATCTCGTCCGGTGTGGCGTACGCGCTCTTCGCGATCCTCTGCATCGGCGCCGCGGTGGGCATCAGCTCCGCGCGCACCTCCACGGCGACCGGCGAGCGCGAGCGGCTGGAGAAGACCGTGGCGGAGCTGACCACCCAGGCGGAGAAGCAGCGCGCCGAGCTCACCGCCTCGCAGAACGCCGAGCGCTCGGCCGCCGAGGTCTACAAGCTGATGACCACGCTGCCCGGCGACGAGCGGCTCAAGGGCATCGACGCGCTGGTGAAGCTGGACACCAGCCGCCTCTCCTCGCTGGAGAAGCAGGCGCTCAACGACCGCGCGGTGGCGCTGCGCCGCGAGGTGGGTGACAGCGCGTTCGAGCGCGGCAAGGCCGCCTTCCGCCGCAACGACATGCCCACGGTGGTGAGCGAGCTCAGCCGCTTCCTCGCGATGAACCCGGGCGAGAGCGACGGGCTGGACGCCTCCTTCTTCCTCGGCACCGCGTACAACTCGCTCAAGAAGCACGAGCAGGCGGTGCCGCTGCTGACCCGCTTCGTCGAGGGCGACAAGAAGTCCAAGACCCGCGACTACGCGATGCTGCTGCTCGCCCAGTCGCTGCAGGAGACGAACCAGCTGCAGAAGGCGGCGGACACGGTGCGCGATGCGATCGGCACCTACCCGAACAGCGAGTTCGCCTCGCAGATGCGCGGGCGGCTGGCGAACATCAAGCGCGCGATGAACCCCGACGCGGCGGCTGCGGCACCGGGCGCTGCCCCGGCGGCGGCGCCGGCCACGGCGGGTGCGGCTCCCGGCCAGTAG
- the mutL gene encoding DNA mismatch repair endonuclease MutL, which produces MPRIAVLSEVLINKIAAGEVVERPASVVKELCENALDAGARTLRVSLAGGGLARIVVDDDGHGMAREDAELCLLRHATSKLRDLDGLFSLVSKGFRGEAVPAIASVSRFRLHTAEVGAAVGTAVTVEGGGAPVLEEAAPRVGTVVTVEDLFFNTPARRKFMKREDTELKHAEEAVIRLALAHPEVSFFVDHAGEALFTSPAAPEDPRERIAAALGAEVHPHLVPVEERRLGVSVTGHIASPEFTFPNARGLYTFVNRRYIRDRGLNSAIQRAFQEYLPTGRQPVVVIFIDVDPRAVDVNVHPQKTEVRFADPRGVGDAVNAALVRTLRAAPWLGAGPTPEAPREAAHYALAVERFLTRAQEAGGGAPLPIPGTQDAPGEPGAPGTVAPAFGQARPLLNEAPPPGYFGQLRPLGRLAGRFPVCEGRGGTLVVLDLHAALERARRATFERALAQGRSPALSLFATTVELPLPAARALVSGQEALARLGFEVEPFGGTSLAVKALPTALSGADAPALLEALSRALPPAGVPLDALALAEPLRVMACHAARAAEASVTDAQLRALLEELDDADFHLPCLHGSVVVLEMPLLELERRAR; this is translated from the coding sequence ATGCCGCGCATCGCCGTGCTCAGTGAGGTGCTGATCAACAAGATCGCCGCGGGCGAGGTGGTGGAGCGCCCGGCGTCGGTCGTGAAGGAGCTGTGCGAGAACGCGCTGGACGCGGGCGCGCGCACGTTGAGGGTGTCGCTCGCGGGTGGGGGGCTCGCGCGCATCGTGGTGGACGACGACGGCCACGGCATGGCGCGCGAGGACGCCGAGCTGTGCCTGCTGCGCCACGCGACGAGCAAGCTGCGCGACCTGGACGGGCTCTTCTCGCTGGTGAGCAAGGGCTTTCGCGGCGAGGCGGTGCCGGCCATCGCCTCCGTGTCCCGCTTCCGGCTGCACACCGCCGAGGTGGGCGCGGCCGTGGGCACGGCGGTGACGGTGGAGGGCGGTGGCGCGCCCGTGCTCGAGGAGGCGGCGCCCCGGGTGGGCACGGTGGTGACGGTGGAGGACCTCTTCTTCAACACCCCGGCGCGCCGCAAGTTCATGAAGCGCGAGGACACCGAGCTCAAGCACGCGGAGGAGGCGGTGATCCGGCTCGCGCTCGCCCACCCGGAGGTCTCCTTCTTCGTGGACCACGCGGGCGAGGCGCTGTTCACCAGCCCGGCGGCCCCGGAGGACCCTCGCGAGCGCATCGCGGCGGCGCTGGGCGCCGAGGTGCACCCTCACCTGGTGCCGGTGGAGGAGCGGCGGCTGGGCGTGAGCGTGACGGGCCACATCGCCTCGCCCGAGTTTACCTTCCCCAACGCGCGCGGCCTCTACACCTTCGTCAACCGCCGCTACATCCGCGACCGCGGGCTCAACAGTGCCATCCAGCGCGCCTTCCAGGAGTACCTGCCCACCGGGCGCCAGCCGGTGGTGGTGATCTTCATCGACGTGGACCCGCGCGCGGTGGACGTGAACGTGCACCCGCAGAAGACCGAGGTGCGCTTCGCGGATCCGCGCGGGGTGGGGGACGCGGTTAACGCCGCCCTCGTGCGCACGCTGCGCGCGGCGCCCTGGCTGGGCGCGGGCCCCACGCCCGAGGCCCCGCGAGAGGCCGCCCACTACGCGCTCGCCGTGGAGCGCTTCCTCACCCGCGCGCAGGAGGCCGGGGGCGGCGCGCCCCTGCCCATCCCCGGCACCCAGGACGCGCCGGGGGAGCCGGGGGCCCCGGGCACCGTGGCGCCCGCGTTCGGGCAGGCGCGGCCGCTGCTCAACGAGGCGCCGCCCCCCGGCTACTTCGGGCAGCTGCGGCCGCTGGGCCGGCTCGCGGGGCGCTTCCCCGTGTGCGAGGGACGCGGCGGCACGCTGGTGGTGCTGGACCTGCACGCGGCGCTCGAGCGGGCGCGGCGCGCCACCTTCGAGCGCGCGCTCGCGCAGGGGCGCTCCCCTGCGCTCTCGCTCTTTGCCACCACCGTGGAGCTGCCGCTGCCGGCGGCGCGTGCGCTGGTCTCCGGGCAGGAGGCGCTCGCGCGGCTGGGCTTCGAGGTGGAGCCCTTCGGGGGCACCAGCCTCGCGGTGAAGGCCCTGCCCACGGCGCTGAGCGGGGCGGACGCGCCCGCGCTGCTGGAGGCGCTCTCGCGGGCGCTGCCGCCCGCCGGCGTGCCGCTGGATGCGCTCGCGCTCGCTGAGCCGCTGCGGGTGATGGCCTGCCACGCGGCGCGCGCCGCCGAGGCAAGCGTGACGGACGCGCAGCTGCGCGCGCTGCTCGAGGAGCTGGACGACGCGGACTTCCACCTGCCGTGCCTGCACGGCAGCGTGGTGGTGCTGGAGATGCCGCTGCTCGAGCTCGAGCGGCGGGCGCGCTGA
- a CDS encoding NAD-dependent epimerase/dehydratase family protein, with protein sequence MAETSAERRGLRVAVTGATGDLAGLLLPRLEQDPAVESILVLDVAKPEGRKVDFRRVELTRHDADADLADALAERPVDALYHLALLSGRVHDGAFAHELEVIGSMAVLAAAARARLPRLVIPSLTALYGARSQSPCLLREEAPLAGSPGSRFISDKVEVEQQVRAFRERNPDTRVLVLRLAPPLGPSLDNPATRLLSRRVVPTLLGFDPLWQALHEEDAASALHLALTADADGEFNIVGDGVIPLSALIREAGGQPLPLPGPLARTALRALNLVGTGSLPLNMLDYIHYSWVADGQRAARVLGFVPRYHARDAAAALKRS encoded by the coding sequence ATGGCCGAGACAAGCGCAGAGCGCAGGGGACTGCGCGTGGCGGTGACCGGAGCGACCGGCGACCTCGCGGGCCTGCTGCTGCCGCGGCTCGAGCAGGACCCCGCCGTGGAGAGCATCCTCGTCCTGGACGTGGCCAAGCCCGAGGGCCGCAAGGTGGACTTCCGCCGCGTGGAGCTCACCCGCCACGACGCGGACGCGGACCTCGCCGACGCGCTCGCCGAGCGCCCCGTGGACGCGCTCTACCACCTGGCGCTGCTCTCCGGCCGCGTGCACGACGGCGCCTTCGCCCACGAGCTCGAGGTCATCGGCTCCATGGCGGTGCTCGCGGCGGCCGCGCGCGCGCGCCTGCCGCGGCTCGTCATCCCCTCGCTCACGGCGCTCTACGGCGCGCGCAGCCAGAGCCCCTGCCTGCTGCGCGAGGAGGCGCCGCTCGCCGGCAGCCCCGGCAGCCGCTTCATCAGCGACAAGGTGGAAGTGGAGCAGCAGGTGCGCGCCTTCCGCGAGCGCAACCCGGACACGCGCGTGCTGGTGCTCCGGCTCGCCCCGCCCCTGGGCCCCTCGCTGGACAACCCCGCCACCCGGCTGCTCTCGCGCCGCGTGGTGCCCACGCTCCTGGGCTTCGACCCGCTCTGGCAGGCGCTGCACGAGGAGGACGCGGCGAGCGCCCTGCACCTCGCGCTCACGGCCGACGCGGACGGGGAGTTCAACATCGTGGGAGACGGGGTCATCCCCCTCTCCGCGCTCATCCGTGAGGCAGGCGGACAGCCGCTGCCCCTGCCCGGCCCCCTGGCGAGGACCGCGCTGCGCGCGCTCAACCTCGTGGGCACCGGGAGCTTGCCGCTCAACATGCTGGACTACATCCACTACAGCTGGGTCGCTGATGGCCAGCGCGCGGCGCGCGTGCTCGGCTTCGTCCCCCGCTACCACGCCCGCGACGCAGCGGCCGCGTTGAAGAGGAGCTGA
- a CDS encoding lysophospholipid acyltransferase family protein — MAKGVLGNDPFQRGAAEPAEKQAAAAKAPAKKASAPKAAAKKAAATPPPAAKKAPAAKKAPAAKKVKPARRAPAAPSRDAETAPSASAEQAGSTTPPPARGVAPTRPAAARSEEQAPRETAPAPAELHARPEPTAEPRDAQEAREHTGAPSGPADAGRPRADDSGAAHASAVGLADAAPAAELEDLEPPAPAQQASLAVPRTPQTRRVSPPEGSTGRAGALLQLARDMAAQALASEGMGRAVGVAQGLLGALRAGLGTGGSTALDVYGRDAALVSDLSPVLDFLYERYWRVSVQGAELIPQGPVVLVANHSGALPFDGPVMQLALGRERPDLAEARWLAEDQVFHAPVLGTLFNRLGAVRACQENAARLLEEGRPVVVFPEGIQGLSKPFAQRYQLKRFGRGGFVKLALRSGAPIVPVAIVGAEETSPLLARLPGEFLGLPYLPLTLLGPLPLPAKWSIRFGEPLPLGEAGPEAADDLSEVQRLTERTRESIQGMLQAQLQERRSVFAG; from the coding sequence ATGGCCAAGGGCGTCCTGGGAAATGATCCCTTCCAGCGCGGCGCGGCCGAGCCGGCGGAGAAGCAGGCTGCAGCCGCGAAGGCCCCCGCGAAGAAGGCCTCTGCTCCGAAGGCGGCTGCGAAGAAGGCGGCCGCGACTCCCCCCCCGGCTGCGAAGAAGGCGCCCGCGGCAAAGAAGGCGCCCGCTGCGAAGAAGGTGAAGCCCGCCCGGCGCGCCCCCGCTGCGCCTTCGCGCGACGCGGAAACCGCACCTTCGGCGTCTGCGGAGCAGGCGGGGTCGACGACACCGCCTCCTGCGCGAGGCGTGGCGCCCACGCGCCCCGCGGCCGCGCGCAGCGAGGAGCAGGCGCCGCGCGAGACCGCCCCGGCACCGGCGGAGCTTCACGCGCGACCCGAGCCCACGGCCGAGCCGCGCGACGCCCAGGAGGCGCGGGAGCACACCGGCGCGCCGAGCGGACCGGCAGACGCGGGGAGGCCTCGCGCCGACGACTCCGGGGCCGCGCATGCATCCGCCGTCGGGCTCGCTGACGCGGCCCCCGCGGCAGAGCTCGAGGACCTGGAGCCGCCCGCTCCCGCGCAGCAGGCCTCGCTCGCGGTACCCCGGACGCCCCAGACACGGCGCGTCTCGCCGCCCGAGGGGAGCACGGGGCGCGCGGGCGCACTGCTGCAGCTCGCGCGGGACATGGCAGCCCAGGCGCTGGCCAGCGAGGGCATGGGGCGCGCCGTCGGCGTGGCCCAGGGGCTGCTGGGCGCGCTGCGCGCAGGGCTGGGCACCGGCGGCAGCACGGCGCTGGATGTGTACGGCCGGGACGCGGCGCTCGTGAGCGACCTCTCTCCGGTGCTCGACTTCCTCTACGAGCGCTACTGGCGCGTGTCGGTGCAGGGCGCGGAGCTCATCCCCCAGGGTCCGGTGGTCCTCGTCGCGAACCACTCGGGCGCCCTGCCCTTCGATGGGCCGGTGATGCAGCTGGCGCTGGGCCGCGAGCGGCCGGACCTCGCCGAGGCGCGCTGGCTCGCGGAGGACCAGGTGTTCCACGCGCCGGTGCTGGGCACGCTCTTCAACCGCCTCGGTGCGGTGCGCGCCTGCCAGGAGAACGCCGCGCGGCTGCTGGAGGAGGGCCGCCCGGTCGTCGTGTTCCCGGAGGGCATCCAGGGCCTGAGCAAGCCCTTCGCGCAGCGCTACCAGCTCAAGCGCTTCGGGCGCGGCGGCTTCGTGAAGCTCGCGCTGCGCTCGGGAGCGCCCATCGTGCCGGTGGCAATCGTGGGCGCGGAGGAGACCTCTCCGCTGCTGGCGCGCCTGCCCGGCGAGTTCCTCGGCCTGCCCTACCTCCCGCTCACCCTGCTCGGGCCCCTGCCCCTGCCGGCCAAGTGGAGCATCCGCTTCGGCGAGCCGCTGCCGCTGGGAGAGGCCGGCCCGGAGGCCGCGGACGACCTGTCCGAGGTCCAGCGCCTCACGGAGCGCACCCGCGAGTCCATCCAGGGCATGCTCCAGGCGCAGCTGCAGGAGCGCCGCTCGGTGTTCGCGGGCTAG
- a CDS encoding DciA family protein, producing MSRRAPQSAASLLPRLLARLAESSGKAGGLTPVWAAAVGEHIAKHTAPYTLEGGTLVITVRSAEWARTLEREQASLLARLNAQLGEGVVRALGFRLQP from the coding sequence ATGTCCCGCCGCGCCCCGCAGTCCGCCGCCTCGCTCCTGCCCCGCCTCCTCGCACGCCTCGCCGAGTCCTCCGGGAAGGCGGGAGGCCTCACCCCGGTTTGGGCCGCAGCGGTGGGCGAGCACATCGCCAAGCACACCGCGCCCTACACCCTGGAAGGAGGCACGCTGGTGATCACGGTGCGCAGCGCCGAGTGGGCGAGGACGCTCGAGCGGGAGCAGGCCAGCCTCCTCGCGCGGCTCAATGCGCAGCTGGGAGAGGGCGTGGTGCGCGCCCTGGGATTCCGGCTCCAGCCGTGA
- a CDS encoding CAP domain-containing protein encodes MLALTMVALLGAAEPGPRDIEQQAAAHVTSEYERVGRRAPALDAALSQAARALAQEALTEGSTGAADPYVLTDAVSDAGGADPTPRSYVVRAWVREHAIGTFRARKDLASEPATHVGVGAAVKGERAALVVLLAERKATLASFKRTLPRPGATQTLCGQLASPLRGAEVFVTRPDGNVDRPKLTRDAGADFCSRLSFPGAGNYAVEVIGRGQRGPEVAALFLVDVGGTRSREARLRVEEPRTLAEARVLLLGQINALRRAHQQPALHADPALEAVAQRYAERMAREGFFAHVAPDGSDLRQRMEAAGPGYRSYGENLGLAGGPVAAHFGIEHSPGHRKNLLGPQYSAAGIGVAFQTVEGRPQAIVVEVFAATAQQSADPLGDAYRAVNAHRADRHLPPLERSEVLQQIAFDHARRALKLDQPRVSLPGSELHERVFAAMKDVKSTSVDMYVTEDPSQLPESRSLTEPRNDRVGLATVRGDSPTYGKGRYWVVVIYAATH; translated from the coding sequence ATGCTCGCGCTGACGATGGTGGCGCTGCTCGGCGCGGCCGAGCCCGGTCCCCGGGACATCGAGCAGCAGGCGGCCGCGCACGTGACGAGCGAGTACGAGCGCGTGGGCCGCCGCGCGCCGGCGCTGGACGCCGCGCTCTCCCAGGCCGCGCGCGCGCTCGCCCAGGAGGCCCTCACCGAGGGCTCCACGGGCGCCGCGGACCCCTACGTGCTCACGGACGCCGTGAGCGACGCGGGCGGCGCGGACCCCACGCCGCGCTCCTACGTGGTGCGCGCCTGGGTGCGCGAGCACGCCATCGGCACCTTCCGCGCGCGCAAGGATCTCGCGAGCGAGCCGGCCACCCACGTGGGCGTGGGCGCCGCGGTGAAGGGGGAGCGCGCCGCGCTCGTGGTGCTGCTCGCCGAGCGCAAGGCGACGCTCGCCTCCTTCAAGCGCACCCTGCCCCGCCCTGGCGCCACGCAGACCCTGTGCGGCCAGTTGGCCTCGCCCCTGCGCGGCGCCGAGGTGTTCGTCACCCGGCCGGATGGCAACGTGGACCGCCCCAAGCTCACCCGCGACGCCGGCGCCGACTTCTGCAGCCGCCTCAGCTTCCCGGGCGCGGGCAACTACGCGGTGGAGGTGATCGGGCGCGGGCAGCGCGGCCCCGAGGTCGCCGCGCTCTTCCTCGTGGACGTGGGCGGCACGCGCAGCCGCGAGGCGCGCCTGCGCGTGGAGGAGCCGCGCACGCTGGCCGAGGCGCGCGTGCTGCTGCTCGGGCAGATCAACGCCCTGCGGCGCGCCCACCAGCAGCCCGCGCTCCACGCGGACCCCGCGCTGGAGGCCGTGGCCCAGCGCTACGCCGAGCGCATGGCGCGCGAGGGCTTCTTCGCGCACGTCGCACCGGACGGAAGCGACCTGCGCCAGCGCATGGAGGCGGCCGGGCCGGGCTACCGCAGCTACGGCGAGAACCTCGGCCTCGCGGGAGGGCCCGTCGCCGCGCACTTCGGCATCGAGCACAGCCCCGGCCACCGCAAGAACCTCCTCGGGCCGCAGTACTCGGCCGCCGGCATCGGCGTGGCGTTCCAGACGGTCGAGGGCCGGCCCCAGGCCATCGTCGTCGAGGTCTTCGCCGCCACCGCGCAGCAGAGCGCGGACCCGCTCGGCGATGCGTACCGCGCGGTGAACGCCCACCGCGCCGACCGCCACCTGCCGCCGCTGGAGCGCAGCGAGGTGCTCCAGCAGATCGCCTTCGACCACGCCCGCCGCGCCCTGAAGCTGGACCAGCCGCGCGTGAGTCTCCCCGGCTCCGAGCTGCACGAGCGGGTGTTCGCGGCGATGAAGGACGTGAAGAGCACCTCGGTGGACATGTACGTCACCGAGGACCCCTCGCAGCTGCCCGAGTCGCGCAGCCTCACCGAGCCGCGCAACGATCGCGTGGGGCTCGCCACCGTGCGCGGCGACTCCCCCACCTACGGCAAGGGCCGCTACTGGGTGGTGGTCATCTACGCAGCGACGCACTAA
- a CDS encoding response regulator, producing MEANLRALAVDPDPARARALAAALGAAGLQASPVTSLEDLPAQLHATRAALVLVHAQPSAAGLQRLLRTLAQDVALSATPVVLLCQDTASERFATHLRTGVVGLVAPPFSVPQALALRFLLGELPSRSGQLSSGMAVEERSALLAHVRTFARTGVLAPVGAAPGAPQALFAHGELKQVSGSALQGEAALAALVAGAAGGLGFRELAGGAGEGAGVVLELPPRSSLDALVSSPDAADRAPENPLRLLFVDDDAELCRLFSSLLRRHGFAVTLARDGVEGFKRALEGGLDAVVADLNMPRLDGWGLLRLLREDARTRELPVAFLSCHDDYRETLRALQAGAQAYFSKTVKLDALADQLRALLGPQQATRDALQARSAVRLPLGAVGTQWLLLQLQARLASGRLQSEDGWARYELRLEEGEPVAATAVAGPHRADGERAFVAFLASRPRGALWQPGERAGDGPRNLSQPLAALLARAQAGLNERDRRVREELMTGASRVEVNSELYALYTQVGPQPWLETARLLCAERLTPREVLARVDTSPLEIEEIVRDLVRRGVLTLAK from the coding sequence ATGGAAGCCAACCTGCGCGCCCTCGCCGTGGACCCCGACCCCGCGCGGGCGCGCGCGCTCGCCGCGGCCCTGGGCGCCGCCGGCCTGCAGGCCAGCCCCGTCACCTCGCTCGAGGACCTGCCCGCGCAGCTGCACGCCACCCGGGCAGCGCTCGTGCTCGTGCACGCACAGCCCTCGGCCGCAGGCCTGCAGCGGCTCCTGCGCACGCTCGCGCAGGACGTCGCCCTCAGCGCCACGCCCGTGGTGCTCCTGTGCCAGGACACCGCCTCCGAGCGCTTCGCCACGCACCTGCGCACGGGGGTGGTGGGCCTCGTCGCGCCGCCCTTCTCCGTGCCGCAGGCGCTCGCCCTGCGCTTCCTCCTGGGAGAGCTGCCCTCGCGCAGCGGGCAGCTGAGCTCCGGCATGGCCGTGGAGGAGCGCAGCGCGCTGCTCGCGCACGTGCGCACCTTCGCGCGCACCGGCGTGCTCGCGCCCGTGGGAGCGGCGCCCGGAGCGCCCCAGGCCCTCTTCGCCCACGGCGAGCTGAAGCAGGTGAGCGGCAGTGCCCTCCAGGGAGAGGCCGCGCTGGCGGCACTGGTGGCGGGCGCGGCCGGAGGCCTCGGCTTTCGCGAGCTCGCGGGCGGCGCGGGCGAGGGCGCAGGCGTGGTGCTGGAGCTGCCGCCCCGCTCGAGCCTCGACGCGCTCGTCTCCTCGCCGGATGCCGCCGACCGCGCTCCGGAGAACCCGCTGCGCCTGCTCTTCGTGGACGACGACGCCGAGCTGTGCCGCCTCTTCTCCTCGCTGTTGCGGCGCCACGGCTTCGCGGTGACGCTCGCGCGCGACGGAGTGGAGGGCTTCAAGCGCGCGCTGGAGGGAGGGCTCGACGCGGTGGTGGCGGACCTCAACATGCCCCGCCTCGACGGCTGGGGCCTCCTGCGCCTGCTGCGCGAGGACGCGCGCACGCGCGAGCTGCCGGTGGCCTTCCTCTCCTGCCACGACGACTACCGCGAGACGCTCCGGGCCCTGCAGGCGGGCGCGCAGGCCTACTTCTCCAAGACGGTGAAGCTGGATGCGCTCGCGGACCAGCTGCGCGCGCTGCTCGGCCCCCAGCAGGCCACGCGCGACGCGCTGCAGGCCCGCAGCGCGGTGCGCCTGCCGCTGGGCGCGGTGGGCACCCAGTGGCTGCTGCTGCAGCTGCAGGCGCGCCTCGCGAGCGGACGGCTGCAGTCCGAGGACGGCTGGGCCCGCTACGAGCTGCGCCTCGAGGAGGGCGAGCCCGTCGCAGCCACCGCCGTCGCCGGGCCGCACCGTGCGGACGGAGAGCGCGCCTTCGTCGCCTTCCTCGCCTCCCGGCCGCGCGGAGCGCTGTGGCAGCCCGGGGAGCGCGCCGGCGACGGCCCGCGCAACCTCTCACAGCCGCTCGCGGCGCTGCTCGCGCGCGCCCAGGCCGGGCTCAACGAGCGCGACCGCCGGGTGCGCGAGGAGCTGATGACGGGAGCGAGCCGCGTGGAGGTGAACTCGGAGCTCTACGCCCTCTACACGCAGGTGGGCCCGCAGCCGTGGCTGGAGACCGCGCGCCTGCTGTGCGCCGAGCGGCTCACCCCTCGCGAGGTGCTGGCGAGGGTGGACACGTCGCCGCTCGAGATCGAGGAGATCGTCCGCGACCTCGTGCGGCGCGGCGTGCTGACCCTGGCGAAGTAG